DNA sequence from the Thermodesulfobacteriota bacterium genome:
CTGCATGCCTATCTGGCCGAGGCATGCCGTTCGGTCGGCAGCCAGGCGTATCGGGTCGGTGGCACCGAAGACCACGTGCACATCGCCTGTTCGCTGCCCAGGACCATGGCGCCCAGCGACCTGGTCCTGGGGATCAAGACCGCGTCGTCAGCCTGGATGAAGGGACAGGATGACGGGTGTGTCCAGTTTGCCTGGCAGGGCGGATATGGTGCGTTTTCCCTGGGACAGTCGCAGTTGCCGGGGCTTCTTCACTACATCGGCAACCAGCAGGAGC
Encoded proteins:
- a CDS encoding transposase, which codes for MAQSLAKILLHVVFSTKNREPRIPPSLQPRLHAYLAEACRSVGSQAYRVGGTEDHVHIACSLPRTMAPSDLVLGIKTASSAWMKGQDDGCVQFAWQGGYGAFSLGQSQLPGLLHYIGNQQEHHRTRLFRDEILEILKRDEVQHHEEHLWD